In Fortiea contorta PCC 7126, one genomic interval encodes:
- a CDS encoding cytochrome-c peroxidase, with product MGILRRILSPRGRGWGFVNFTRKLKSKSSKTIAIALLVLVAIICGHTVSAQVTPTPALVSLKSVAVPEPDNLGDFIRDKTAAIKLGKTIFWDMQIGSDGVMTCASCHFHAGADSRSKNQINPGVERVNISDPVVLDATFQVGGGANYQLKPEDFPFRKLSNPDDANSTVLADSNDIVSSGAVFNTEFVDVVPGQAEDKVNQKDDPIFNVNGVKVRRVEPRNAPSVIDAVFNLRNFWDGRAQDTFNGVNLWGNRDPNAFVGKANNPNQLELVKVSLNNSSLASQALAPPISSFEMSADGRTFQEIGDKLVGNSRFRQAHQGIDIDEAERGRKLPRKMGKKLLAIRPLGKQIVHPEDSVLGADSRFPNPGLKTRTYDQLIKDAFKAEWWRSNLIVQVNTDGSRSVLRRPTTPLDTNQYSLIEYNFPLFFGLAVQAYEATLISDDTPYDRFVEGNPSALNEQQQRGLQAFQAKGCIGCHIGAEFTIASVNHIKTQGRIAAALFGQQPIEDVGFLNNGVRPTREDRGIGGSDPFGNPLAESRLALNGTYKQIVGEDPPVIPTGEDNIAVEGAFKVSALRNVELTAPYFHNGAQLTLEEVLDFYSRGGDFRDGDSPGVLPVLNLTAQEKTDIVAFLKGLTDERVRLEKAPFDHPQLFVPNGHPGDSTSVTDDGTGKATDEMLEIPAVGRNGGSGHPNFLATSTNR from the coding sequence ATGGGCATACTACGACGAATACTATCCCCTCGTGGGAGAGGGTGGGGTTTTGTCAACTTTACCCGCAAGCTCAAATCAAAGTCTTCAAAAACCATCGCCATTGCACTATTAGTGCTGGTAGCTATCATCTGCGGACACACAGTGTCAGCACAGGTAACACCGACACCAGCCTTAGTTTCACTCAAAAGTGTAGCGGTACCAGAACCTGATAATCTCGGAGACTTCATCAGAGATAAAACAGCCGCAATCAAACTCGGAAAAACCATTTTCTGGGACATGCAAATCGGTAGCGATGGCGTCATGACCTGCGCTAGCTGTCATTTCCACGCCGGAGCCGATAGCAGGTCTAAAAACCAAATTAATCCTGGTGTTGAAAGAGTAAATATTTCTGACCCGGTAGTTTTAGATGCTACCTTCCAAGTCGGAGGTGGCGCCAACTATCAACTCAAGCCAGAAGATTTTCCCTTCCGTAAATTGTCGAACCCAGATGATGCTAACAGTACCGTCTTAGCTGACAGCAACGATATCGTTTCATCTGGTGCGGTATTCAATACAGAATTTGTTGATGTTGTTCCTGGTCAAGCAGAGGACAAAGTTAATCAAAAAGACGATCCCATTTTTAACGTCAATGGCGTGAAAGTGCGGCGAGTCGAACCACGTAACGCACCAAGCGTAATTGATGCAGTCTTTAACTTACGTAACTTTTGGGATGGAAGAGCGCAAGATACCTTCAACGGCGTCAATCTTTGGGGTAATAGAGACCCCAACGCTTTTGTGGGTAAAGCCAACAATCCCAATCAGTTAGAACTAGTCAAAGTCAGCCTGAATAATTCATCTTTAGCCTCTCAAGCACTAGCTCCACCAATTAGCTCTTTTGAGATGTCCGCTGACGGTCGCACCTTCCAAGAAATCGGTGACAAATTAGTCGGAAACAGCAGATTCAGACAAGCTCACCAAGGAATAGACATAGACGAGGCCGAAAGAGGTAGAAAACTACCCCGAAAAATGGGTAAAAAATTACTCGCTATCCGCCCCCTCGGTAAACAAATTGTCCATCCAGAAGATAGCGTCCTCGGTGCTGACAGCAGATTCCCCAACCCCGGTCTAAAAACCAGAACCTACGACCAATTAATCAAAGACGCTTTCAAAGCAGAATGGTGGAGATCTAATCTGATAGTACAAGTCAACACTGACGGTTCACGGAGTGTGCTCCGCAGACCCACTACACCCCTCGACACAAACCAATACTCTTTAATAGAGTACAACTTCCCCTTGTTCTTCGGGTTAGCAGTTCAAGCATACGAAGCTACACTCATCTCTGACGATACACCATACGATCGCTTTGTGGAAGGAAATCCCTCCGCCCTCAACGAACAACAACAGCGCGGCTTACAAGCCTTCCAAGCAAAAGGATGTATCGGTTGTCACATCGGCGCAGAGTTTACCATTGCTTCCGTCAATCACATCAAAACCCAAGGACGTATCGCCGCTGCTTTGTTTGGTCAACAACCCATCGAAGACGTCGGCTTCTTGAATAATGGTGTCAGACCAACCCGCGAAGACCGTGGTATCGGCGGCTCCGACCCCTTCGGTAATCCACTTGCAGAGTCAAGATTGGCACTAAACGGTACTTATAAGCAAATAGTCGGCGAAGACCCTCCCGTTATCCCCACAGGAGAAGATAATATCGCCGTAGAAGGAGCTTTTAAAGTCTCCGCACTACGCAACGTCGAACTAACCGCCCCTTACTTCCACAATGGCGCACAATTAACCCTAGAAGAAGTCTTAGACTTCTACAGCCGCGGTGGCGACTTTAGAGATGGCGACTCTCCCGGCGTGCTTCCAGTCCTAAATCTGACCGCACAAGAAAAAACTGATATAGTCGCTTTCCTTAAAGGCTTAACCGATGAGCGAGTGCGCCTAGAGAAAGCACCCTTCGACCATCCACAACTGTTTGTCCCCAACGGACATCCAGGTGACAGCACCTCCGTAACCGACGACGGTACCGGAAAAGCCACAGATGAGATGCTAGAAATCCCCGCAGTTGGTCGCAACGGCGGTAGTGGTCATCCGAATTTCCTCGCCA
- the nifX gene encoding nitrogen fixation protein NifX, whose product MKIAFTTSDRIHVNAHFGWAREIDVYEVSDQGYEFIETLKFDGDLKEDGNEDKITPKLDALVDCTIVYVVAIGGSAAARLIKKGVTPIKARSEDEKIADLLTKLVQTLKGNPPPWLRKALQQKSTNFVDEIENEATV is encoded by the coding sequence ATGAAAATTGCTTTCACAACCAGTGACCGAATTCATGTGAATGCTCACTTTGGCTGGGCGAGAGAAATTGATGTTTATGAAGTCTCAGATCAAGGATATGAATTCATTGAGACTTTAAAATTTGATGGTGATTTGAAAGAAGACGGCAACGAAGATAAAATCACACCAAAACTTGATGCTTTAGTAGATTGCACAATTGTCTATGTTGTCGCTATTGGTGGTAGTGCGGCGGCTCGGTTAATAAAAAAAGGCGTTACCCCGATTAAAGCGCGTTCAGAAGATGAAAAAATCGCCGATTTATTAACTAAATTAGTGCAAACACTCAAAGGTAATCCCCCACCTTGGTTACGCAAAGCTTTGCAACAAAAAAGCACAAATTTTGTCGATGAAATAGAAAACGAAGCAACCGTATGA
- a CDS encoding NifX-associated nitrogen fixation protein — MSTDNNLNGVASTAVLNSPFLKAIVQQIRGQDSYGVYRNWADELILKPYVVSKQKKREIPIDGEVDPVTKLRIMSFYRAVAACIEQETGMISQVIVDLSHEGFGWVLVFSGRLLLVCRTLRDAHRFGFDSLEKVAEEGKELVEKGVDLVRRFPEVGNL; from the coding sequence ATGAGCACAGACAACAATCTCAATGGCGTCGCCAGCACTGCAGTTTTAAACTCGCCTTTTTTGAAAGCGATCGTTCAACAAATTCGGGGACAAGATAGTTATGGAGTTTACCGAAATTGGGCAGACGAATTGATTTTGAAACCTTACGTCGTCAGCAAACAAAAGAAACGAGAAATTCCCATTGATGGCGAAGTTGATCCAGTAACCAAGTTACGGATTATGTCATTCTATCGAGCAGTCGCGGCTTGTATAGAACAAGAAACAGGCATGATATCTCAAGTTATAGTTGATTTAAGCCATGAAGGCTTTGGCTGGGTACTTGTTTTTTCTGGTCGTCTTTTGTTAGTTTGTAGAACTTTGCGCGATGCTCACCGCTTTGGCTTTGACTCCCTCGAAAAAGTCGCCGAAGAAGGCAAAGAACTAGTAGAAAAAGGCGTAGATTTAGTACGGCGCTTCCCTGAAGTTGGCAATTTGTAA
- a CDS encoding TrbI/VirB10 family protein, translating into MTQASIPTTTQPKNKTGLNAENYQPEVESLDWEARMAKLVGFVEESSSINDKVAEDSAISQPGVSPSPEVRTEQPFASNPFAKLGFVGIGTLAVVMFAGGFLTQLMSSSNQKPSKNNIISPEVRSPAQEEPQPQALEAEIETLKTKLALTEQAEDVKAAQRTLRTTKITAPTPNVAVRDTKIPTPVKTVYVPQIARVERVVKVPPTLPILPPQPPVVKPAPPVVNFTPPSPPNPFDEWSRLAKIGSYGQINIADKANTNSASYQPPRNSEVQPAATNPRNNQITTPQRAAVVNPVQQRSPKSVVVGSSTRAVLATAIFGETTRSKNSDRNENEGESNNNNNVFVVRLQEPLKAADGTIAIPAKTELLTEIESISEQGLMQLKVVKMMQQINGSLSEQSLPQSALMLRAPQGKPLLAQQFPNRSSSIASMDLGLFVLGGLGKAAELINRTESQVITTTTAGTIINNSNPRNDISAGILEGGIKTIVPQIAQRNQQAISQMTQRSNIWFLPAGTTVELYVNQNLSI; encoded by the coding sequence ATGACACAAGCTTCAATTCCGACAACAACTCAACCCAAAAATAAAACTGGTCTAAATGCTGAAAATTACCAACCAGAAGTAGAATCTTTGGATTGGGAAGCACGGATGGCAAAATTAGTGGGATTTGTGGAAGAATCTTCTAGTATTAATGACAAAGTAGCAGAAGATTCAGCAATATCTCAGCCTGGGGTGTCTCCTTCACCAGAGGTTCGTACCGAGCAACCTTTTGCTTCTAACCCCTTTGCAAAATTAGGTTTTGTGGGTATTGGTACTTTAGCTGTAGTGATGTTTGCTGGCGGATTTTTGACTCAATTGATGAGTAGTAGCAATCAAAAACCAAGCAAGAATAATATTATTTCACCAGAAGTGCGATCGCCAGCACAAGAGGAACCCCAGCCCCAAGCTTTAGAAGCAGAAATAGAAACTCTCAAAACTAAATTAGCACTGACTGAACAAGCAGAAGATGTGAAAGCTGCACAACGTACACTCAGAACTACAAAAATTACCGCACCTACTCCCAACGTTGCTGTTAGAGATACAAAAATTCCTACACCAGTAAAAACAGTTTATGTACCGCAGATTGCGAGGGTAGAGCGAGTAGTGAAAGTCCCGCCAACATTGCCTATATTACCACCACAACCACCTGTTGTAAAACCAGCACCACCTGTAGTTAATTTCACTCCACCATCACCACCCAATCCTTTCGATGAATGGTCTAGGTTAGCCAAGATTGGTAGTTATGGTCAGATAAATATAGCTGATAAAGCTAACACTAATTCTGCCAGTTATCAACCACCAAGAAATAGTGAGGTTCAACCAGCAGCAACCAACCCCAGAAATAACCAAATTACAACGCCACAAAGAGCTGCTGTCGTTAATCCGGTACAACAACGCAGTCCAAAATCTGTGGTGGTAGGAAGTAGTACCAGAGCCGTTTTAGCAACAGCAATATTTGGAGAAACTACCAGATCAAAAAATAGTGATAGGAACGAAAATGAAGGCGAAAGCAACAATAATAATAATGTCTTTGTTGTACGATTACAAGAACCATTAAAAGCAGCCGATGGAACAATTGCTATCCCTGCAAAAACTGAATTATTAACCGAAATAGAATCGATTTCTGAGCAGGGTTTGATGCAGTTAAAAGTAGTGAAAATGATGCAGCAAATTAATGGTAGCCTCTCAGAACAGAGTTTACCACAAAGTGCGCTGATGCTCCGCGCTCCCCAAGGTAAACCGCTACTCGCGCAACAATTTCCTAATCGTTCTTCATCTATCGCCTCGATGGATTTAGGATTATTTGTTTTGGGTGGTCTGGGTAAAGCCGCAGAGTTAATTAATCGCACTGAATCCCAAGTTATCACTACAACTACTGCAGGGACAATTATTAATAATAGCAACCCCCGCAACGACATTTCCGCCGGAATATTAGAGGGTGGAATTAAAACTATAGTTCCGCAAATTGCACAACGCAATCAACAGGCTATTTCCCAAATGACTCAACGCAGTAATATTTGGTTTTTACCTGCGGGAACCACAGTTGAATTGTATGTTAATCAAAACTTGAGTATTTAA
- the xisF gene encoding fdxN element excision recombinase XisF — MDVWSYARVSTDEQAEDEGALIKQMRRLRAAGATQIYYDVESRTSDRRQGLLQLIEDINASPPGKVSKLLFIRIDRLTSSSMTFYQLMDALKKKGIQPYALDEPFDLSSIGGELTIDVRLAASKYEVKMLAMRVKKERDTRKANKKPHWNAPLGYIVEHDKYKQDHRPCVCLIAQKKELTRSQLMRFVFDTFLAVGTVSQTARVLHETLGIQANVVPKATESRINILKDTEEIILENIHKSRQGGLNLRYPHTGLKWSVSGLRSILVNPVYAGGTLYNTVVRPKGHRKPFDEWEVTWGTHEDEAIITRDEHERIKAMIRENRNNRWANEQKYVNPFANLVKCAHCGAAYSRQCKKLVKSKNFVRHHYQCSFYRSGACQNGRMIASDELEKQVIKHLVLAAERLATIVEQEVTTTQETPEIKTLRASLNTLEALPSNPAIAKAKEDIRIQIANAIATTNNTSKQYLIAKERIVIAFANERYWQNLEIQDKQTLLKGCIKKIIVDGNTVTTVELLHLH; from the coding sequence ATGGACGTTTGGAGTTACGCGCGGGTTTCGACAGATGAGCAAGCCGAGGATGAAGGCGCTTTAATCAAACAAATGCGGCGGTTGCGTGCGGCGGGGGCAACGCAGATATATTATGATGTGGAGAGTCGCACTAGCGATCGCCGTCAAGGACTATTACAGTTAATTGAAGATATCAATGCATCTCCACCGGGTAAGGTGTCAAAGTTACTATTTATTCGCATTGATCGTTTAACATCTTCATCCATGACCTTTTATCAGTTAATGGATGCGTTAAAAAAGAAAGGAATACAACCATACGCGCTAGATGAGCCATTTGACTTATCAAGTATTGGCGGCGAATTAACAATAGATGTGCGACTAGCAGCATCTAAATATGAGGTGAAAATGTTGGCGATGCGAGTCAAAAAAGAGCGCGACACCCGCAAAGCAAATAAAAAACCCCACTGGAATGCACCACTGGGATATATAGTTGAACATGACAAATACAAACAAGATCATCGTCCCTGTGTTTGTTTAATTGCCCAGAAAAAAGAATTAACGCGATCGCAGTTAATGCGGTTTGTATTTGATACCTTCTTAGCGGTGGGTACGGTGTCCCAAACAGCGAGAGTCTTGCATGAAACCCTAGGTATTCAAGCAAATGTTGTCCCCAAAGCTACGGAATCCCGGATCAACATCCTCAAAGATACAGAGGAAATTATCTTAGAGAATATCCACAAATCCCGTCAAGGCGGGTTAAATCTGCGTTACCCTCACACAGGATTAAAATGGTCAGTTTCTGGGTTACGCTCCATTCTCGTCAATCCCGTCTACGCAGGAGGAACATTATATAACACCGTAGTCCGCCCCAAAGGACACCGCAAACCCTTCGACGAGTGGGAGGTGACATGGGGAACCCACGAAGATGAAGCCATCATCACCCGTGACGAACACGAACGCATCAAAGCCATGATTCGAGAAAATCGCAACAACCGCTGGGCGAACGAGCAAAAATATGTCAACCCCTTCGCCAACCTAGTAAAATGTGCTCATTGCGGAGCTGCTTATAGTCGCCAGTGCAAAAAATTGGTCAAAAGCAAAAATTTTGTCCGTCATCATTACCAATGCAGCTTTTATCGCAGTGGCGCTTGTCAAAATGGGCGGATGATTGCTTCCGATGAATTAGAAAAACAAGTAATTAAACATCTAGTGTTAGCAGCAGAACGGTTAGCAACCATAGTAGAACAAGAAGTGACAACCACACAAGAAACCCCAGAAATCAAGACACTGCGAGCATCACTAAACACCTTAGAAGCATTACCATCAAATCCAGCGATCGCTAAAGCCAAAGAAGACATCAGAATTCAAATCGCCAATGCGATCGCCACAACCAATAATACATCCAAACAATATCTAATAGCCAAAGAGCGAATTGTCATTGCATTTGCTAACGAAAGATACTGGCAAAATTTAGAAATACAAGACAAACAAACTTTACTCAAAGGTTGTATAAAAAAAATAATAGTAGATGGCAACACCGTAACTACAGTTGAATTATTGCACCTCCACTAA
- a CDS encoding Mo-dependent nitrogenase C-terminal domain-containing protein, whose translation METITHNHSHEHSNYHPSNYKKSRFFQLFNPLRQLVDGIQVKHYRFAHLICQTIPCCCPFERNVNLFGRTFHVPALCKFNPLYDEFVGLRFRALSYLADECGEDVTKYIC comes from the coding sequence ATGGAAACTATCACCCATAATCACTCTCACGAACACTCTAATTACCATCCATCTAATTATAAAAAGTCCCGGTTTTTTCAACTTTTTAATCCTTTACGTCAGTTAGTGGATGGAATTCAAGTTAAACACTATCGTTTCGCTCATCTAATTTGTCAAACTATTCCCTGCTGTTGCCCTTTTGAGCGCAATGTTAACTTATTTGGACGGACTTTTCATGTGCCGGCGTTGTGCAAATTTAACCCTCTATATGACGAATTTGTAGGATTACGTTTTCGGGCGTTATCTTACCTCGCCGATGAATGTGGGGAAGATGTCACAAAATACATTTGTTAG
- the nifN gene encoding nitrogenase iron-molybdenum cofactor biosynthesis protein NifN, with protein sequence MAIVTVPNKSVTVNPLKQSQALGASLAFLGLKGTIPLFHGSQGCTAFAKVVLVRHFREAIPLATTAMTEVTTILGGEDNVEQAILTLVEKSQPQIIGLCSTGLTETRGDDMQGILKEIRKRHPELDKLAIVFAATPDFKGALQDGFAAAVESIVTELPRLCATKVEQVTILAGSAFTPGDVQEIKEMVTAFGLIPIVVPDLGASLDGHLDDSYSAITGSGTTLTQLKEVGGSAFTIALGESMRGAAKILQERFNIPFEVFRELTGLEPVDEFLQALAILSGNSVPEKYRRQRRQLQDAMLDTHFYFGAKRVSLALEPDLLWATVHFLQSMGAQVHAAVTTTRSPLLEKLPVKSVTIGDLEDFEELAVGSDLLIGNSNLSAIAKRLSIPLYRLGLPIYDRLGNGQFTKVGYRGTMELLFGIGNLFLEAEEERVKNFHGDW encoded by the coding sequence ATGGCGATCGTTACTGTTCCTAATAAATCAGTTACTGTTAATCCCTTAAAGCAAAGTCAAGCTTTGGGTGCATCTTTGGCCTTTTTGGGTTTGAAGGGAACTATACCTTTGTTCCACGGTTCCCAAGGCTGTACTGCTTTTGCCAAAGTTGTCTTGGTGCGACATTTTCGGGAAGCAATTCCGCTCGCAACTACGGCGATGACGGAAGTCACTACGATTTTGGGTGGTGAGGATAATGTGGAACAGGCTATTCTCACTTTGGTGGAGAAGTCGCAGCCACAGATTATTGGTTTATGTAGCACTGGCTTGACGGAAACTAGGGGAGACGATATGCAAGGGATTTTAAAGGAAATCCGCAAGCGTCACCCAGAACTAGATAAACTAGCGATCGTGTTTGCGGCTACACCAGATTTTAAAGGCGCGTTGCAAGATGGTTTTGCAGCTGCTGTGGAAAGTATTGTCACAGAACTTCCCCGTCTTTGTGCAACGAAGGTTGAGCAGGTGACAATTTTGGCTGGTTCTGCTTTCACGCCAGGGGATGTGCAAGAAATCAAGGAAATGGTGACGGCTTTCGGCTTGATACCCATCGTTGTACCCGACTTGGGCGCTTCATTAGATGGCCATTTGGACGATTCCTACAGTGCTATCACAGGTAGTGGTACAACTTTGACTCAACTCAAAGAAGTCGGCGGTTCTGCTTTCACTATTGCTCTTGGTGAAAGTATGCGGGGTGCGGCGAAAATTTTGCAAGAGCGGTTTAACATTCCCTTTGAGGTGTTTAGGGAACTGACGGGGTTGGAACCTGTGGATGAGTTTCTCCAAGCTTTGGCGATTCTCAGTGGTAATAGTGTTCCGGAAAAATACCGCCGTCAACGCCGTCAGTTGCAAGATGCGATGTTAGATACGCACTTTTATTTTGGTGCAAAACGAGTATCTCTAGCTTTAGAACCAGATTTGTTATGGGCGACAGTGCATTTTCTGCAGTCGATGGGCGCGCAAGTCCACGCAGCAGTGACGACAACGCGATCGCCTCTTTTGGAGAAGCTCCCGGTAAAAAGCGTCACCATCGGTGATTTAGAAGACTTTGAGGAATTAGCCGTCGGTTCTGACTTGTTGATTGGTAACTCTAATTTGAGTGCGATCGCTAAACGATTATCCATTCCTCTTTATCGTTTAGGACTACCCATCTACGATCGCTTAGGTAATGGTCAGTTTACCAAAGTTGGCTACCGAGGCACAATGGAGCTTTTGTTTGGTATTGGAAACCTATTTCTAGAAGCAGAAGAAGAAAGAGTTAAAAATTTCCACGGTGATTGGTAA
- a CDS encoding FAD-dependent oxidoreductase: protein MPNLSGKHISYWIDSTSAANFPPLSDNLSVDVAIVGAGITGITAATLLKRAGKKVAVIESRQISTGVSGHTTAKLTSLHQLIYADLIKNHGEDKARTYAQSNQAAIEFVAKTVTTEQIDCNFSRQSAYTFAETEDNLKDIEKEVEAALKLGLPASFVRETSLPFPIAGAVKFDNQAQFHSRKYLLHLIKQIPGDGSYVFENTRVEKVEENNPCQVITDKGIIQAQDVLITTNIPITDEGLFFAKTYPKRSYIIGARITEHQAPQGMYIGSGEKYYSIRTTPIEGGLLLLVGGGGHKVGTVENTEEKYLDLENYTRSRFGVDTIDYRWSTQDFVSFDKIPYVGKLTPVSKHTYVATGYSLWGMSQGTLSGMILADKILGIENLAADLYDATRATPFVSPQGIKQNLEVGVHWVGDRLKGLNKSLQDVAKGEGKLVTVDGDKVAAYRDETGEIHAVSAVCPHLGCVVAWNSGEKSWDCPCHGSRFNCKGEVLHGPTVKDLDKLKIEAMQLN from the coding sequence ATGCCTAATTTATCAGGAAAACACATTTCTTATTGGATCGACTCCACATCCGCAGCGAATTTTCCACCACTTAGTGATAATCTGTCTGTAGATGTGGCGATCGTCGGCGCGGGTATCACAGGAATCACCGCTGCAACATTACTCAAACGTGCAGGTAAAAAGGTTGCAGTAATTGAATCCCGACAAATATCTACTGGCGTTAGTGGTCATACTACAGCCAAACTTACCTCACTGCACCAATTGATTTACGCAGACTTGATTAAAAATCATGGTGAAGACAAAGCACGCACATATGCACAGTCAAACCAAGCAGCAATAGAATTTGTTGCTAAAACAGTCACTACAGAACAAATTGACTGTAACTTTAGTCGCCAAAGCGCTTATACTTTCGCTGAGACAGAAGACAATCTCAAGGACATTGAAAAGGAGGTAGAAGCGGCGCTAAAATTAGGACTACCCGCCTCATTTGTCCGTGAAACTTCCCTACCTTTCCCTATCGCTGGCGCTGTGAAGTTCGACAACCAAGCGCAATTTCACTCCCGCAAATACCTATTACACCTCATCAAACAGATTCCTGGTGATGGAAGTTATGTGTTTGAAAATACCAGGGTGGAGAAGGTAGAGGAAAATAATCCTTGTCAAGTTATTACCGACAAGGGAATTATTCAAGCGCAGGATGTCTTAATTACAACCAATATTCCCATCACTGACGAAGGATTATTCTTTGCAAAAACTTACCCCAAACGCTCTTATATTATTGGTGCTCGCATCACCGAACATCAAGCGCCCCAGGGAATGTACATAGGCTCTGGAGAAAAATATTACTCAATTCGGACGACTCCCATTGAGGGCGGTTTATTGCTGCTAGTTGGTGGTGGTGGTCATAAAGTGGGAACAGTGGAAAACACTGAAGAAAAATATTTAGATCTAGAAAATTATACCCGCTCCCGCTTTGGTGTTGACACCATTGATTATCGTTGGTCTACCCAGGATTTTGTATCTTTTGATAAGATACCTTACGTAGGTAAATTAACCCCTGTCAGCAAGCATACCTATGTAGCTACTGGCTATAGTCTGTGGGGTATGTCTCAAGGAACCTTGTCAGGAATGATCCTTGCAGACAAAATCTTAGGTATCGAAAATCTAGCGGCTGATTTATATGATGCTACCCGCGCCACACCTTTCGTCAGTCCACAAGGTATAAAACAAAACTTAGAGGTCGGCGTACATTGGGTAGGCGATCGCCTCAAAGGATTAAACAAATCTTTACAAGACGTAGCCAAAGGTGAAGGAAAACTAGTCACAGTCGATGGAGACAAGGTAGCAGCTTATCGAGACGAAACAGGAGAAATACACGCTGTTTCTGCGGTGTGTCCTCACTTGGGTTGCGTCGTCGCTTGGAACAGTGGGGAGAAAAGTTGGGATTGTCCCTGTCACGGTTCCCGCTTCAATTGCAAAGGGGAAGTTTTACACGGCCCCACTGTGAAGGATTTAGACAAGTTGAAGATTGAAGCAATGCAACTTAATTAG
- the nifE gene encoding nitrogenase iron-molybdenum cofactor biosynthesis protein NifE, with translation MKITQGKINELLSESGCEHNQQKQGEKKNKSCTQQAQPGAAQGGCAFDGAMIALVPITDAAHLVHGPIACAGNSWGSRGSLSSGPQLYKTGFTTDLSENDVIFGGEKKLYKAILEVHERYQPAAVFVYATCVTALIGDDIEAVCKVAAQKVGVPVIPVIAPGFIGSKNLGNRFGGEALLEYVVGTAEPEFTTPYDINLIGEYNIAGEMWGVTPLLEKLGIRVLSKITGDARYQEITYAHRAKLNVMICSRALLNMARKMEERYSIPYIEESFYGIDDMNRCLRNIAAKLGDADLQARTEKLIAEEMAALDLALAPYRARLKGKRVVLYTGGVKSWSIISAAKDLGIEVVATSTRKSTEEDKAKIKKLLGIDGIMLEKGNAKELLQLVKDTNADMLIAGGRNQYTALKARIPFLDINQERHHPYAGYVGMVEMARELYEALYSPIWEQIRKPAPWDETEFVVRNS, from the coding sequence ATGAAAATTACCCAAGGCAAAATAAACGAGTTGCTGAGTGAGTCGGGATGCGAACATAATCAGCAAAAACAGGGAGAGAAAAAGAATAAATCTTGTACTCAACAGGCGCAACCAGGCGCGGCGCAAGGGGGTTGTGCTTTTGATGGGGCGATGATTGCGCTGGTACCCATCACCGATGCAGCTCATTTAGTCCACGGGCCGATCGCTTGTGCTGGTAATTCCTGGGGTAGTCGTGGTAGTCTCTCTTCAGGGCCGCAACTCTACAAAACAGGCTTCACCACAGATTTAAGTGAAAATGATGTCATTTTTGGTGGTGAGAAAAAGCTCTACAAAGCAATTCTAGAAGTCCATGAACGCTATCAGCCTGCGGCGGTGTTTGTTTATGCTACTTGTGTGACGGCGTTGATTGGGGACGATATCGAAGCTGTTTGCAAAGTTGCGGCACAAAAAGTCGGCGTTCCCGTAATTCCGGTGATTGCACCGGGATTTATTGGCAGTAAAAATCTGGGAAACCGTTTTGGTGGCGAAGCTTTGCTGGAATATGTAGTAGGTACAGCAGAACCAGAATTCACTACACCTTATGATATAAACTTAATTGGTGAGTACAACATTGCCGGTGAAATGTGGGGAGTGACACCGCTGTTGGAAAAACTGGGAATTCGCGTTTTATCTAAAATTACTGGCGACGCACGCTATCAAGAAATAACCTATGCTCACCGCGCCAAGCTGAACGTGATGATTTGCTCACGGGCGCTGCTGAATATGGCGAGAAAGATGGAGGAGCGTTATAGCATTCCTTATATTGAAGAGTCTTTCTACGGTATTGATGATATGAACCGCTGTCTGCGGAACATTGCTGCTAAATTGGGTGACGCCGATTTGCAGGCGCGGACAGAAAAACTGATTGCTGAGGAAATGGCTGCTCTAGATTTGGCGCTGGCTCCCTATCGCGCCCGACTCAAAGGTAAGCGAGTTGTACTTTATACTGGTGGTGTAAAAAGTTGGTCGATTATCTCTGCTGCTAAGGACTTGGGGATAGAAGTAGTTGCTACTAGTACCCGCAAGAGTACGGAAGAGGATAAAGCAAAAATTAAGAAGTTGCTAGGCATCGACGGCATCATGCTAGAGAAAGGCAATGCTAAAGAATTGCTGCAACTAGTTAAAGATACTAACGCTGATATGTTGATTGCTGGTGGACGCAATCAATACACCGCCTTGAAAGCGCGGATTCCTTTCCTCGATATCAACCAAGAACGCCACCATCCTTACGCAGGTTATGTGGGAATGGTGGAGATGGCGCGGGAATTGTATGAAGCTCTTTACAGCCCGATTTGGGAGCAAATTCGCAAGCCGGCGCCTTGGGATGAAACAGAATTCGTAGTTCGTAATTCATAA